From the genome of Pseudomonas putida:
GCCATGCGCATGCATGAGCGGCGCCATGGCCGACCGCGCTGCCGGCTGATTGGCTTGACCGCCAACGCCCAGGAAGTGGATCGCAAACGTGGTTGTGCGGCCGGGATGGATGACTGCCTGTTCAAGCCCCTGGATCTCGACAGCCTGACCCAGGCCCTTGCCAGTGCACGGCGTGCGCTGGACGCCAGCGCCAACGGCGTGATGCTTGACCTTGCGCACTTGAGGCATCTGCTCGACAACGACGAAGCCGCGCTCAGGTCCTTGCTCGGCGACTTGCATGCCAGTAACCGCGAAGACTTGCAGCAGCTGAAAGGCCTCAGCGATTCGCCCACTGCCGTCGCCGGGTTGGCGCACCGCATCAAGGGTGGTGCCCGCATCGCCGGCATCGAGGCCCTGGTGGCCTCGTGCGAGCAGGTAGAGCGTTGTTGCCATGCCGAGCCCTTCGACCGCGCTGCGTTCAACCTGGCGCTCCGCGCCTTGGAGAGCGCCATGGGCTGCCTCGACCGGCAACTGGAGCGCCAGGTTGGGCGCAGCGTGGCAGGGTCATATCATGCCGAGTAACAACAGCACCAGCAGGATCACCAGCACCACGCCGACGATACCTGAAGGGCCGTAGCCCCAACTGCGCGAGTGCGGGAAGACCGGTAAGCCACCAATCAACAGCAGGATCAGGATGATGATGAGGATCGTGGTCATGAGGAAGTCCTTGCGTGGTTGAGGGTCAAGGGCCTGATGTCGCTGGCCTCTTGATAATTCCGACTGGCGCCGCTTGGGAAAGATTCCATTTGTGTCTTGTCTGTGCGGGCCTCTTCGCGGGTAAACCCGCTCCTACAGGGATCTCGCTGCAACTGTAGGAGCGGCGGTGCGGCGATCCGATTTACCCGCGAAGAGGCCCGCACAGACAAGAGGAGTCATGGCTGCCCATTCACTACCCTGATGAATCCTGCTTCGGTCCCAAGCCTTGTTTAGACTCGAACCACACCCCACAAGACAAGGCCCTGCCACCATGCAAAACCGCATCATGATCACCGGCGCCGGTTCCGGCCTCGGCCGCGAGATCGCCCTGCGCTGGGCGCGCGAGGGCTGGCGTCTGGCATTGGCCGACGTCAACGAGGACGGCCTCGGTGAGACCTTGGAGCAGGTTCGCGCCGCCGGTGGCGATGGTTTCATCCAGCGCTGCGACGTGCGCGACTACAGCCAGCTCACTGCACTGGCCCAGGCCTGCGAGGCGAAGTTCGGTGGCATCGATATCATCGTCAACAATGCCGGTGTCGCCTCGGGCGGCTTCTTTGCCGAGCTGTCGCTGGAGGACTGGGACTGGCAGCTCGCGGTCAACCTGATGGGCGTGGTCAAGGGCTGCAAGGCGTTCCTGCCGTTGCTCGAGCGCAGCAAGGGGCGCATCGTCAATATCGCCTCCATGGCCGCGCTAATGCAGGGGCCGGGCATGAGCAACTACAACGTCGCCAAGGCCGGCGTGCTGGCGCTGTCGGAAAGCCTGCTGGTCGAGCTGCGGCAATTGGAAGTGGCGGTGCACGTGGTGTGCCCGTCGTTCTTCCAGACCAACCTGCTCGACTCTTTCCGCGGCCCGAATCCTGCGATGAAGGCCCAGGTCGGCAAGCTGCTGCAAGGCTCGCCGATCAGCGCCGAGCAGATCGCCGATTACATTCACCAACAGGTCGCCGCGGGCGAGTTCCTCATCCTGCCCCATGAAGCCGGACGCGATGCCTGGCAGCTCAAGCGCCAGGCCCCGGAGCGGTTGTATGACGAGATGGCGGAAATGGCGATGAAGATGCGTGGTAAGGCTCAAACACGCTGATTGTAGGGCGCGTCTGTAGGTTGATTTACCTACTTGCGTGAGATCGGTCTCTTTCGCTCTCGAGGTATTGAGTCACGCAGGCTGCCCCATGCAGGCTCCGGTTTTCCCTGGGTTGGAGGCGCGGAGCATGCTGGTAATCGGACGAGAAGTGGGTGAGCGGATCATCATCGATGGAAACATCGTGATCATGGTGGTGGAGGCACGCGATGGCCTCGTGCGTCTTGGCGTGACTGCGCCGCGGGACGTGCCGGTGCACCGCAGCGAGGTGTACAGGCGCATCAAGGCCGGGGAGAAGCGCAAGCCGTGAATACCCCACCGTTCTCGTAGGAGCCGGCTTGCCGGCGATGGGGCCAAACCTGCTAATCCAGCAACTCGCGTGGCACATCGTGCTTGGCCAGCAACTGGCACTGCTGGCTCTCGAGGTCGAACAGGATGAACGCCTGACCCTTGGCCAGCGCCTGGCGAACCCGCAGCACGCGGGTTTCCAGTGGCGTGTCGTCGCCGTTGTCGGTGCCGTCGCGGGTGACGAAGTCCTCGATCAGGCGGGTCAGGGTTTCGGCTTGCAGTTGGTCGTAAGGGATCAGCATGGGCGTGCGGTCGGTCTCTTTGAATGGCGTCATCCTACGCGAATTTGGGGCCGCTGCGCGGCCCATCGCGACGCAAGGCCGCTCCCACACCCATACCCATACCCACACCTTATCCCTTGTTGCCTACCAGGCTGTCTACCGCCGGGACCCGGGTATCGCTCTCCATCTGC
Proteins encoded in this window:
- a CDS encoding DUF3309 family protein; the protein is MTTILIIILILLLIGGLPVFPHSRSWGYGPSGIVGVVLVILLVLLLLGMI
- a CDS encoding SDR family oxidoreductase: MQNRIMITGAGSGLGREIALRWAREGWRLALADVNEDGLGETLEQVRAAGGDGFIQRCDVRDYSQLTALAQACEAKFGGIDIIVNNAGVASGGFFAELSLEDWDWQLAVNLMGVVKGCKAFLPLLERSKGRIVNIASMAALMQGPGMSNYNVAKAGVLALSESLLVELRQLEVAVHVVCPSFFQTNLLDSFRGPNPAMKAQVGKLLQGSPISAEQIADYIHQQVAAGEFLILPHEAGRDAWQLKRQAPERLYDEMAEMAMKMRGKAQTR
- a CDS encoding carbon storage regulator, which codes for MLVIGREVGERIIIDGNIVIMVVEARDGLVRLGVTAPRDVPVHRSEVYRRIKAGEKRKP
- a CDS encoding YheU family protein; translation: MLIPYDQLQAETLTRLIEDFVTRDGTDNGDDTPLETRVLRVRQALAKGQAFILFDLESQQCQLLAKHDVPRELLD